The Chitinibacter bivalviorum genomic interval AGATTTTACGATATCGAGAGTTTTGCTATCGAAGTAAACCTCGGCTTTTTTGCCGTCTTTGTTCCAGCCGTAGATTTCATAGCATTCGCCAGAAACTTTGAATTTTTTGATCTTGTAGCCCATGCCTTCAATTTTGGTTTTGGCATCGGCTTCTTTCATCCACTCCGCTTTCGGGTGAACAG includes:
- a CDS encoding PepSY domain-containing protein; the encoded protein is MNKMTIAAVATLALSSLTFASANCPVHPKAEWMKEADAKTKIEGMGYKIKKFKVSGECYEIYGWNKDGKKAEVYFDSKTLDIVKSEIGN